The Pyrococcus kukulkanii genome contains a region encoding:
- a CDS encoding HEPN domain-containing protein yields the protein MDAEFDKLYEIGAHTLTDFAVEARYPTIYEIPQEIAREAIEIVKLVMNFVLNKLQIKDVP from the coding sequence ATTGATGCTGAATTTGATAAGCTATATGAAATTGGAGCCCACACACTTACCGACTTTGCTGTAGAAGCGAGATATCCAACTATCTACGAAATTCCCCAAGAGATTGCAAGAGAGGCTATTGAGATAGTAAAGCTTGTTATGAATTTTGTCCTTAATAAATTGCAAATTAAAGATGTCCCTTGA
- a CDS encoding PIN domain-containing protein, translated as METERLFGRTGKFRVKKMFMQERERFDSVFKYLSEFILENIELGIIELPPPNKEILNEAVTLSKEFGLLPNDALIAAACKFCGISKIATFDKGFENVPFLEVLYQAQ; from the coding sequence ATGGAAACAGAAAGGTTGTTTGGCCGTACTGGAAAATTCAGGGTTAAGAAAATGTTCATGCAGGAACGGGAGAGATTTGACTCTGTTTTTAAGTATCTCTCGGAGTTTATACTGGAGAACATTGAGCTTGGGATTATAGAGTTGCCCCCACCTAATAAGGAAATCCTAAACGAAGCAGTTACTCTCTCCAAGGAATTTGGTTTATTGCCAAATGATGCTCTCATAGCAGCCGCGTGCAAGTTTTGTGGGATTTCGAAAATTGCCACGTTTGATAAGGGTTTTGAGAATGTACCTTTCCTCGAAGTTCTCTATCAGGCTCAATGA